The segment TACgctatagggtattgtcgttatcgtagggccactgttatggttgggccatcacgattttacagttttagtaactcatgatatctatgatacatccattgtaaaacttcttactgtgatggttaacttttcacaatattgtgagtttcaatcgtgtatttaaaacacccgtactgaattctgtgactaaatcttccaaaacaagttttccaggggcaataaacttttcttcaagaaatgattatgaaatgcaattatcgagataaattttgaaaatatatgaagtgtattgtgctgcacacgaagactataaaaaaatcccctccagtaaggtgtttgggaaggctaaggtgaaatactagataagcactatttgtaaaggttgggccacttgagtagtcatggttgggccaccataattttaaacgcagaagcgcaataatcgctagagaatgtcagtcacgtaaaatgcgatgaaatgaagcaaaattaatacgataaaaacctagatttttgttgattttttcattgtagttgtgcacttcggaaaacgcgattgtagcaatattgattttacaagatcaccaaactttcacaaaaatgcaattaaaaatagggtatttgtacctatataagccgttgttcacggaattcattcttttcatgtctctatatagtatttcaatacgtatgtcttagattttctgcggctgcccaacctgtacaacatggcccgactatgacaacattttttgtcttcacgtaaatgcctataacttttttatttttcaagcaatcagtttaaaactttccgaaaatataccttattcttagacctttgcaacgatgtatttagatttccaaaattgctTTTGATACGAAAGTTATggccgaattccaaaacgtggcccaaccatggcGACAGTCCCCTACacttttacgcgaaggataggGTTCCCATGAATTTTAAAACTACGCGTCGAGTAAATTCcgcctaaattccgaaaatcgagtaaaaaaaattggctCTTTAGTAGgtacataacaaattttgttagacGCAACGAATTTTTCAATTGAATGTGGGTAGGTACTTGTTATAGAAAATTAATCGCAGAAAGCTTCTTGAGAAACTTTGAAATTTCCAGAAAAAATTTGTCGCGTTTCAACATCTAGCTGaaataatcaatgcgggacacttttcAGGACGCTTGGTTACTCGGGACTTTCAACCTACTCAACGACTATTGACAAATTTCATAATGTAGGTACCTACTAGGGCATGGGGAGTATATGTATATCGATATGTTACACGCCGGCAACCTTCTATGTTTTAGATAGATGGTTTTATATAGCGTTACAtgaggggggagggggcgatattatgaaaaattcttaaaatccgcGTTATGAAATTTAGGTATGTATAATCCCCTAGTGAAAGAAATAGCCTTTTTAGAGGGATTGAATACTAGATATAATTTCACTCTCGCTGATACACTAGTCAATGGTATTACGAGATATTGGGTGGGAATGAAGCAAATATATAACATGATCTTGCATGCACCAATAGCACCAGCTGAATTCTGCCGGAGGGACAATTTCCAATCCGGACAGCATGAATGAATGcacaattgaagatagaattaacaaaagggcgaatgtcgcaagcgtacgtaaacaaaccgagtgagggttgattttcgtatgttggtccagcaaaaaataactctcactcgttttatttacatttgcgacattcgcccttttgttaatttgcttaattctatctagaattgaagtgtgattttaaaacttttaaaaccaCCTCTCAGTCGCCTCACCCACCCACTCAATCAGCTGTCAGAGTGTCAGAACGCTCGTGCTAACGGTGCTAACCTGCTGATTGCAGATatggttttccttctttttctcctATACAACGGCGAACACCGTTCACGCAATGTGCAAATTGATTATGgagcctgctcgcacttacatGAACCAGTAGGGAACTGTCAGAATGTTTGTGCTGATGGCATAAGCAAAACCATCTCTCCCGTATCCCGTATTCCCGTCCCGTTTTTTCTCACGAGATTCACTAGTCAGTAACGCCTACGGAACGTATgccaaattgaatttgaatgcaCAATCACACCGCAAAAACATTACTCATTAAAATGAGACTATTAATAACGTACCACCAAAAACCTTAGCACTAAGTCACTACTGAACAAAACACAGACAGTCCCAGAAAATACAAATCGCGATATCACGTTGTAAAAGAAAGCTATACTTCAGGAAAAGTTACTATCAACTTTCGCAAAGCTGAAAGCGGCTCTTTCAACGACTGTCACTGTCGACTGACATGATCCTAGGGGCTGACAGGCTATAgttatttttcaacattataGTTGGGCAAAGTGTAATAATATAGCAGCTAAGTCAAAATTATTATGCACATCTAAAGAGAACGAAAAGCACTTCTGGGCGAGCGAAAAGAAATCTTCAAGACAGTTCTTATGGGCATTTCTCCTAAATAGAGACCCGCATTATGTCGATTATAATCATAATTATAataaataattatcaaacaccATTGATCTATAGATATAGAAATAGCAGCCCCCATCAAACTGAGAAacgcaccccatcgacatctctaatatcgagctgcagtgaacgtcagcgacagcatgcccatgggctcaaaatttgacagcgggctcaaatcagactgctggcagtcgagtgaaacgcagtgatggcatgctatctcattttcgcacacacgagatgttggcaagggtatgtaatcatgctatctctttctcgtGTAGAAGTGAAgagcagcggggtgctatccgtatcttaacgaacggtgtttgacagtccacttaacgaagggcgctatttcaaaaaatgcaagaaatagcgcccgtctgacaggtagatttgctgccaacctttgtcgagatgtgctgagatgttggcaacaaaaacatggcacccatcgcaagcccctggtgaAGAGAGCACCCTTCAACTAGTTCGCCGACAattagaatttccattgaataaagcgttagccgagtagaatcaatatatatagaatgccagtgtcgctgtttttctacaggactcatggtGGTAAACATGGTGCTaataatctgtatcaagtctgtgaatcgggagcttcattgtcaaagttgctcattgttatttatctgttctttatctgtgcgctggttggtgctgtcatcagtgcgctcatcgctgtgttttcatgccagtgaaatgtttttaaacgttctttttctttcggccggatgaattgaatcccacaactgcgcccttttgcaccgattttttcagaagtttgaagcaagccttggaagcaagcgaagtttccaatcacattacttggcagccataatagaccaaatcaaggtgacgtcatctggcagatactggcgcccttgtttacaaacagaccgcagagtccaaaaaagtttcagctgtttaatcggcaagtttgttgtttaaaccgagtttaaacagcattaggactaaatttaaaaagccattatgcctgtaaaatgttaaaacacacgctacattcgctataaacgaaaaggaaaattttccaaaatgtaaacaagggcgccagtatctgtcagttgacggtatgatgatttggtctattcaagagcaacatttcaatagggcccaagtgcaaaatataaaaaaactggttttttggttatatttaaagcttttttaagtatctataacagtgttgggcaccgctaattcgctaattcgctaaccgaccaatcgagaaacgctagttatactttataatttatactcagactagccaaAATGTTACTGGGCCATGATTCCAAATAAAATGCCGCTgtctattttaaaattaataaactgtaaagcattttatccattataataggttttgatcttaggtaaattaagaaaagccatgtaataaatgtaaattacaaataatttgtacagcgatagattacaatgcaagttattgcgatatgttcaaaaataaagagtaactgttaatgtgcagtttgcgattagtgattagcgaaatttccacgattatcgagcaaattgtatcggttagcgaattagcgaattagcggtgcccaacactgatctataataataccaaacatcatagcgatttgaaaactttatgagtcttaaaaagcaaatttgaaaaagccttatgtgaaaactggcaacaaagttttcattttgtgccTTGGGCCTTTTGTATGAAAAAGCCTATacgcagtttgtgttttgttttgtattcggccctatttttgttgtgggATTTCTACGCATAGTGGCGAATAATCACTGGCCATCTCCGGTTAAGTACGTTTAGTAAGTAATAAATACACAATTTTGGAATTTCCGTTGGTAATCAATTGTTAACAgtgcaaattaaatatttcagaaacagccagttctgcagttgctgctgcgaagatgatccccgccgtacaattgcgcgagagactcgacggacgaccgaaaaaaacaatacgatgctacctgcataaataacacggtcattcacagacacgacatgtttagtacttaagcctgcgcggcaacaaaaatttaagttactTTTCGGTTTACACGAAAAAAACTATTTCGCTGTATATATATATCACCTGTGGAGGAACCGGACAGAGTTCGTTAGTAGCGCGCCCGAGACATTTACTATCGCTGAACTGCCAAGGCGTGATGCACTTGCACGCTGTGGTGAGTTAGAAATGCTAAATgaatgaactgctgctgcttcacactaccaatagcgactgccgcactgccgcacctcacgggtaacacgtcccgcttcacaaacctgttgaacggtggcagatttgccgatgaaattaaaccccaacttttctagtagaaataataaagctgatcggtgtcccagctacgaatttttaaccttttctagcCATTGCGCTTCAAAACAACGTGATAAAAAAAGGCCAAACGCGAAACGCTGTTTAAAAACTggcccaacaccaaaatcatatcaccactaacagtaaataaaagcctcatgtcaaaggccccatcaacaatagaccaaatcatcataccgtcaattgacagatactggcgcccttgtttacattttggaaaactttcttttccgtttatagcgaatgtagcttgtgttttaacattttacaggcataatagcttttaaatttagtcctaatgctgtttaaactcggtttaaacaacaaacttgccgtttaaacagctgaaacttttttgggctctgcggtctgtttgtaaacaagggcgccagtatctgccagatgacgtcaccttgatttggtctattgataatcaaatcagccttatgaaaaagtcgtattaccgaatgatctccgaaaacggccaaacgcatatttttgcaaattacaaagtaaatcaatgtttttttctgctagttgttgcattacacattaaactattatgtttttgcatcataatgtgacattcaattctaagcaacactgtttatatcaaataaggagttaaaaaatgatgctcaagtttcaacatcgattttctcgaaactgtcagttttgacttcggcctatttgaaatgttgctcttgatatATGTCTAATCagcatagagattgctgacatcagggataccagatttgctgatttgtctgcaaattgcagatttttggaacggtcttgcagatcattataaatttgcagatatttgcagtttttatgacttttattgttttgttgcagatttttgttcgaagctctttgaactttcacagacttcgtaaaaaagtgtgcagattttcgcagattattttcaaaccagaaaattcgagtagccggaaaactgcacgattttttcggttttcgagtagttgcagacatttttttaaaaaatatggcatctctggctGACATTTATCTTAGGCACACTTCGCCGTGCACACGTATACGCGATTTGTATtcatcgggaaattttttttcgatagcGAAATCGTTTCGCGATGAACACAAACCACCGATACAGTAACACACAAGCAACCCTTATTACAATGCTGAAATGATGCCAATACAAAGTTAATAGATTATTGACGTAATAGTGAAAATTAGCAATAAAATTTCTGATATACAGTAtcccccccgctaatccgacacccaataatccgacgactcaatagtccggatctcgctaatccggaaaattccgaattaaaacgtattgtcacagataacagacatccaagctaggcttggaccgtgtgtaaaaacttgcaacggtttttcgcaagtggcaataagcagtatggtggcactgcgatcacctaaaatgttcattcgaagacatgagcgcaaaagcaatttgaagcctgctcacactaacacaaaatcctatatagctgggagccctagtgtatattaaaagaaatcgacacccgctcgctcatacaggaaaccccataaggtacacattcgcgactacgatgctacacccttcacgatctcttgtatacatattcgagactacgaagttgctgatatttgtttggtttttgtaagaaaaaaagagaaggaagtatttttgctattgttttcccacaagttttgacaattcggcatgggttttcgtgtaagtgcgaacaggcttgaaaatttcattcacttttgtagtcacgaattcgcgttgaaagcagtaaaagagatttcgtggctgctcgcacttacaggaaacctcgtaacgaactgtcaacgtgtgagtaacgaaaaaatcaaaaatatacttccctctttttttctcacgcctgaacaacatcagcaaaaccgcgaatcatcgatgtttagctttttagcgagaaaaaaaacagaaggaaatattttacttttgacatcacgcacgcattgccaatccacaatgagatttcgtgtgagtgcgaaaagaattgaacatccttttttagtttcgcggaagagcctgctcgcacttgcacgaaatcttaaacgggaagataaacaaaaggaaaaaatatttccttccttttttgtcatgaacaaacctcaaaatatcagcaacactttgcagagctgccagatattttttaaaagaattattctttatcgaattttaacgccgaatcacggaaacaatgattttgtgcattctgtttcatctatttggaattatattgatttctaatataaacatatcttttaaccatgccgtatttataatatatgtgtacaatatgtggtaagctgaaaaaagcgggatatctggcagctctgcccaacaccagctgcaggtatcgcaagcgggcgcttcaatcacttaagagaatgcaagtggcaataagcagttagatgtcgctagagtcattttacacacggtttacgaagctttttgttctagcttggatgtctgttatctgtggtattgtacttgacttctttcaatcgaacactaccttcgtttggcttCTCCGTTAAAATCAGAttggcactctttctaactaaatggaaatggtacacggtgctgcttctaactatgttcacttttgccatggctataatattttcattgctattctcaatagactgatatgcttgcgcttatttcgacacttactaagaatttcaaagtattttgttgacgaaattgagtattaccgcgtataaaacatagttattgcgtacttacgacaaatattttcaaaaatttccggagttgtttacgtatggatgtaaacaaaaccacatttcaaactcacactgacgccagtttgactgtcggattatcgagtcaaaattcgctaatccggctataaatttgtcggattagcggggcggtactgtatgACTAATTAGCTTCAGAATGCTGATATGTAACTAATACAAAGTTTTGCGTAGTGCTGGATGGTTACCTGGGTGGGGATAGCATAAGTAAAAAATTACACGTGTTAGTTTTAAAATTTCATAATTAACAGTTATATAACatctatattttgtaaatttctaGCTAGAATAATATTATGCACATCATTAAAAACCATTCGAACGTTGTTAGTGTCAGTCGCAATCGTATAATGGTAATAGCAGGAACGTTTCCGCTTTATCAAATGAGAAGTGCGCCGTGGAGGTTCGTTCGTTATGTCCTAGAAAGATGAACACGATATacaataaatttaactgttctTAAAAAATACTCAAAACAGCAAAAACTATGCTTACCACCAGCATAGACTTTATGAAAGTTCTCGTACATGTGTACTCATCGCATATGTCACTGTCTATCTGAAACTCATTGTATTCTGGAAAGTAATCTCTAATCGATTTTCCTGCTGCGATTTTCTGCTTCAAAATGTCTTGCTTGTTAAGAAACACAATGAGTCCCGTCTCCGCCAGAAACCGGTTGTGCCAAACACCTCTGAACAGTTCCAACGCTTCAGCCAAACGATTTTTTGAAGGATCCTCCCTTAATGTTTGATCGAAACTGCCGCAGGCAATCATAAACAGCACTGCTTCGATCCCTTCGAACACCTGCATCCACTTGGTCCTGTGACTGCGCTGTCCGCCAACGTCAAAGATTCGAAACTCCTGACATCCCCCTCCAAACGATCTTGGCATTGTAATACGGAAACGTACCTCTTGTATACCATTAGTTGTTTTTCGACAGTTGAGAATGTCCGCGTTCGTTGGAATGTATCCAGGCATGGAGATTATTTCAATTCGATCcaggaaactaaaaaaaatatctCGTATAGCACAACATTGGTACCTATTACACATTCGACAAACTATCTAATAATGAATTTTATGTACATGAGTTGCTAATAACCTGAACCTATAAAACTGAAAAACGTACTTATtatatacagcctgaattcgttaattgggccacgactgcactccagttgattcgctaattgggccgactgacagttgttagaaatttctaaactcgaaaattccatacaattttgacattcaggttgtcacatagcccaattagcgaacacccaattaacgaaccgcccaattaacgaaccaccaattaacgaaactttgctgtattatGACCTTAAATCGAAAAGTGTACACGGACCGGAGAGCAacgtttgatcgggtggatcacggtACCATCCTAGCAAGGCTTGAGAAGTTGGATGTTTATCAAGTGGCTACAATCGTACCTAACACACCTGAGTGGCTGAGTGTGAAAATTGAGTTCGAGTTTTCCGACTCGTTCTGCAAtatctctggcgtaccacaggggagcagTCTTGGtccagtttttgacgtaggactacgtcttacggcaagttttgagatagggtgtcattccaaaaaatcgaaaaatgcgagcgtcacgaaaaatgaaaggttttgagcgctaatagctcagcgggtttccaatcgattttcaatattcttacaccaatcgattggaaaatcgtctaagaattgacccaaataaagaaaagtttggattcttgatgttgaactattgaaaaattgaaaataatgaacctatgttttaccagaattctcgcttcgtgattggttgttgaaaatgacgtcatcaaagtagaaacgcgttttcacgcttcggcttataattcagtcaattttcaatagatttccaagatatttacaccaattgatcgggaaatcgattgaaaatattgaaaatatagaaaactattgattttgtttttgaaattaaatttgaaaaattattgtttttgaattggttttgaaaatttgaattattttcatatttttgccttccctcgtcagtgcttccctagcacggatgacagaaatatatacgatataagctatgggttaagcttccttatgattgtatttaatttacgccctatagaatccgatcgaaaattgttgagcttcagctgttgctgcttcccacggataaggcaacgaagacatgcaaattcaccaagcgaggtgttggagctggagcactcaatgatcgctgccgtgatggaatatctggcgacaggagttctggaattggcaggacatatgctgctcgcgacaacaaaacgaccagaagcatcccacgtcacttggagtggtatttcatcgtgattcatggccatacacgaacggtttcgttgatcgcatagctgctgaggctttccggttggtccgttgcaacaagccgtgcctggttagcggttatcggtactctaATTTACcaaacagagaattacgttaaatgcgttagtgcaagtttattgcaagcaggaattatgataatcaaacaatcggttcttttaagggccacacaacgattgaagagtttattatattttcttgcccagttaataccataattaacacagtcaacgagggaaaagctgaatttttcgccattgcggacgaccaaccaatgacggcaATGAGTTTTCTAGTCACAGGTGACATTTgctgcgacttccaatacgtctgcacttttcaactttttgaaaactcgcgcgtaccgtctaccgattaccaaaggaaaagcactattacaacgtagaaacatatcatacacatttatttactgtttggtttagttactaacttggtttcgttttaataaaatagattcgatcaattcatggatataactccaaaatcggttgaggattgaatgtatacaatgtttctactttgatgaccgttacggatgtagcttgtatacatgaagaatcgtattattatatacatggatacatcctactatcgctacaaagagacttacgtggtcctacgtcacctatgcgatcgtgtcttgtgcacaacccctctgatttttttataaacGAACTACCAACTGCCCTGCCACCTTTTTTGGCGACgatataaaaatctttaaagtaatcaaaatgaaTTCCAACTGCATTGAACTCCAACGTCCAGTGGACAAATTTAAAGATTGGTTCTCGAGTAACATGCATACCGCTAGCACCTAGTATCTCAAAGTACTTCATCTTCTCCTTTCGCCGTAAAAATAAACCTATAGCTTTTAGCTACGACATGGCGGGACATTTGTTACAGCGCGTCTAACATATTCGTGATCTTGGCATTCGTGATCTAATATAATAGCAATTCTtacgtaacttttcaaaaattcCTAAGTAACAAATAGAGTTTCTCCTCATCTCTGCTCTCTTGAACTTATTACGGAGATGCAAATAGACCTGAACGCACCTGCATTGAATTAATCGGTAGCTAGCATCATTAGCTAGCTAATCGTTAAAAAATCTCACGTTGAAATGCCTTTATGTCACGTCACCGTGATAATTGGAAAACAGACAAAttgaagagagtctctcaatgttacatTGGATGTTTTGTAcaacaactcgttcgaaatcTAAGATCCGTCGGATTACAGAATAAGGCTGTtaaattataacaaaaattaaaacttactattttgcaCTGTCGATCAGTTGATATTCATTGGATCGCTTGAAGCATTTTTTCACGCCATTGTCGGACCACAATGTACGAACACGTTGCACGTACTCCATATTTAAATGCCAAGGAGCTTGTTTTCCCATTTTCATAATTTCTTGTGCGCATTGATGGTTTTCTTTCGAGTCAAATTGAAGATTCATTAGGATCACTTGTCGCACTAGTTCGTGAATTGATTCATGGATA is part of the Sabethes cyaneus chromosome 2, idSabCyanKW18_F2, whole genome shotgun sequence genome and harbors:
- the LOC128738089 gene encoding guanine nucleotide-binding protein G(f) subunit alpha; protein product: MLLKDCFRRPSQAIIRKKQLEKKLTQMKEKFHTSVKILLLGAGESGKTTIIKQMKILHEQNGFSFDERLEKLHDIIENIHESIHELVRQVILMNLQFDSKENHQCAQEIMKMGKQAPWHLNMEYVQRVRTLWSDNGVKKCFKRSNEYQLIDSAKYFLDRIEIISMPGYIPTNADILNCRKTTNGIQEVRFRITMPRSFGGGCQEFRIFDVGGQRSHRTKWMQVFEGIEAVLFMIACGSFDQTLREDPSKNRLAEALELFRGVWHNRFLAETGLIVFLNKQDILKQKIAAGKSIRDYFPEYNEFQIDSDICDEYTCTRTFIKSMLVDITNEPPRRTSHLIKRKRSCYYHYTIATDTNNVRMVFNDVHNIILARNLQNIDVI